One Carassius auratus strain Wakin chromosome 16, ASM336829v1, whole genome shotgun sequence genomic window carries:
- the LOC113115809 gene encoding pituitary tumor-transforming gene 1 protein-interacting protein encodes MDESRLFASMLGFLLLCVAISVSEAKTSPKTTITTTLPPLHKQCNTMTSCETCLANVSCLWCQTNSSCTDYPVSYVLPPASLCKLSQARWGVCWVNFEALIIAMAVVCGTLLLAVCVCCCCCCCCKRRRSSSFDRDDEQFARRREEIRQRADERRAERTVKNDEIRKKYGLIPDSDHPYSKFENE; translated from the exons ATGGATGAATCGCGATTGTTTGCGTCGATGTTGGGCTTTCTGCTGCTGTGTGTCGCGATCAGTGTTTCTGAGGCGAAAACATctccaaaaacaacaataacaacaactctTCCACCTCTTCACAAAC AATGCAACACAATGACTTCCTGTGAGACGTGCCTCGCCAATGTCTCG TGTTTGTGGTGCCAGACGAACAGCAGCTGCACAGATTATCCGGTCTCGTATGTGCTTCCTCCGGCGTCGCTGTGTAAACTCTCTCAGGCTCGCTGGGGTGTTTGCTGGG TGAACTTCGAGGCTCTGATCATCGCGATGGCTGTGGTGTGTGGGACTCTGCTGCTGGCCGTGTgcgtctgctgctgctgctgctgctgctgtaaacGCAGACGCTCGTCCAG TTTTGACCGTGATGATGAGCAGTTTGCGCGGAGAAGAGAGGAGATCAGACAGCGAGCGGATGAACG GAGGGCCGAGAGGACGGTGAAAAATGATGAAATCCGCAAGAAGTACG